The following coding sequences are from one Diprion similis isolate iyDipSimi1 chromosome 9, iyDipSimi1.1, whole genome shotgun sequence window:
- the LOC124410698 gene encoding tafazzin isoform X1 produces the protein MVYDIKWIIPKLRNPTKFWKFASSITFAAVGIFSKFILEWLNKTKIYNKHVITRALDCRPRNVPLITISNHHSCFDDPGIWATLDLRHLINRRVIRWSLAAHDICFTNVWHSYFFMLGKCVPVVRGKGVYQESMNFCIEKLSNGEWVHVFPEGKVNMLKENTRLKWGVGRLILESPVTPLVIPIYHLGMDDILPNEPPYMIKTHKKVTMNYGDPIDFSEMLEELRSAKANEIDARKAITDRIQEELLRLRSVTEKLHLQS, from the exons ATGGTTTACGACATCAAGTGGATAATACCGAAGCTTCGAAATCCGACAAAATTTTGGAAGTTCGCTAGTTCGATTACGTTCGCAGCAGTGGGGATATTCTCCAAGTTCATTCTAG AATGGCTGAACAAAACTAAAATATACAACAAACATGTCATAACGAGGGCCTTGGATTGTCGACCTCGGAATGTCCCTCTCATCACCATATCAAATCATCACAGCTGCTTCGACGATCCTGGAATTTGGG CTACCCTGGATCTCCGCCACTTGATAAACAGGCGTGTGATAAGATGGTCCCTAGCTGCGCACGATATATGCTTCACCAACGTTTGGCATTCCTACTTCTTCATGTTAGGAAAATGTGTACCTGTTGTCAGAGGGAAAGGAGTTTATCAAGAGAGCATGAACTtttgcattgaaaaattatccaacGGCGAATGGGTCCATGTATTTCCAGAGGGCAAAGTGAACATGCTCAAAGAAAATACGag GTTGAAATGGGGTGTAGGAAGACTTATACTAGAATCTCCGGTGACCCCGTTAGTAATTCCTATCTACCACTTGGGGATGGATGACATTTTACCTAATGAACCTCCGTACATGataaaaactcataaaaaagTAACAATGAATTACGGAGACCCCATAGACTTCAGCGAAATGTTGGAAGAGCTGAGATCAGCAAAAGCAAATGAAATTGATGCTAGGAAAGCTATCACTGATCGTATTCAAGAGGAACTTTTGAG ATTGCGATCGGTTACGGAGAAACTTCATTTGCAGTCTTGA
- the LOC124410698 gene encoding tafazzin isoform X3, translating to MVYDIKWIIPKLRNPTKFWKFASSITFAAVGIFSKFILATLDLRHLINRRVIRWSLAAHDICFTNVWHSYFFMLGKCVPVVRGKGVYQESMNFCIEKLSNGEWVHVFPEGKVNMLKENTRLKWGVGRLILESPVTPLVIPIYHLGMDDILPNEPPYMIKTHKKVTMNYGDPIDFSEMLEELRSAKANEIDARKAITDRIQEELLRLRSVTEKLHLQS from the exons ATGGTTTACGACATCAAGTGGATAATACCGAAGCTTCGAAATCCGACAAAATTTTGGAAGTTCGCTAGTTCGATTACGTTCGCAGCAGTGGGGATATTCTCCAAGTTCATTCTAG CTACCCTGGATCTCCGCCACTTGATAAACAGGCGTGTGATAAGATGGTCCCTAGCTGCGCACGATATATGCTTCACCAACGTTTGGCATTCCTACTTCTTCATGTTAGGAAAATGTGTACCTGTTGTCAGAGGGAAAGGAGTTTATCAAGAGAGCATGAACTtttgcattgaaaaattatccaacGGCGAATGGGTCCATGTATTTCCAGAGGGCAAAGTGAACATGCTCAAAGAAAATACGag GTTGAAATGGGGTGTAGGAAGACTTATACTAGAATCTCCGGTGACCCCGTTAGTAATTCCTATCTACCACTTGGGGATGGATGACATTTTACCTAATGAACCTCCGTACATGataaaaactcataaaaaagTAACAATGAATTACGGAGACCCCATAGACTTCAGCGAAATGTTGGAAGAGCTGAGATCAGCAAAAGCAAATGAAATTGATGCTAGGAAAGCTATCACTGATCGTATTCAAGAGGAACTTTTGAG ATTGCGATCGGTTACGGAGAAACTTCATTTGCAGTCTTGA
- the LOC124410698 gene encoding tafazzin isoform X2, whose protein sequence is MDLSHTRGHIIFLRLPATAKEWLNKTKIYNKHVITRALDCRPRNVPLITISNHHSCFDDPGIWATLDLRHLINRRVIRWSLAAHDICFTNVWHSYFFMLGKCVPVVRGKGVYQESMNFCIEKLSNGEWVHVFPEGKVNMLKENTRLKWGVGRLILESPVTPLVIPIYHLGMDDILPNEPPYMIKTHKKVTMNYGDPIDFSEMLEELRSAKANEIDARKAITDRIQEELLRLRSVTEKLHLQS, encoded by the exons AATGGCTGAACAAAACTAAAATATACAACAAACATGTCATAACGAGGGCCTTGGATTGTCGACCTCGGAATGTCCCTCTCATCACCATATCAAATCATCACAGCTGCTTCGACGATCCTGGAATTTGGG CTACCCTGGATCTCCGCCACTTGATAAACAGGCGTGTGATAAGATGGTCCCTAGCTGCGCACGATATATGCTTCACCAACGTTTGGCATTCCTACTTCTTCATGTTAGGAAAATGTGTACCTGTTGTCAGAGGGAAAGGAGTTTATCAAGAGAGCATGAACTtttgcattgaaaaattatccaacGGCGAATGGGTCCATGTATTTCCAGAGGGCAAAGTGAACATGCTCAAAGAAAATACGag GTTGAAATGGGGTGTAGGAAGACTTATACTAGAATCTCCGGTGACCCCGTTAGTAATTCCTATCTACCACTTGGGGATGGATGACATTTTACCTAATGAACCTCCGTACATGataaaaactcataaaaaagTAACAATGAATTACGGAGACCCCATAGACTTCAGCGAAATGTTGGAAGAGCTGAGATCAGCAAAAGCAAATGAAATTGATGCTAGGAAAGCTATCACTGATCGTATTCAAGAGGAACTTTTGAG ATTGCGATCGGTTACGGAGAAACTTCATTTGCAGTCTTGA